The Armatimonadota bacterium genome has a window encoding:
- a CDS encoding DoxX family protein, with product MLADAGLVVLRGVTGLLFVGHGLQKLAGWFGGHGLAGTGRWMESVGLRPGRLWAAVAGAAETLGGLLLALGAATPVAGALLTAVMATAIVRVHWDHGLWVQAGGAEHALVNMAVAMALALTGAGRCSVDAVWGLSLPAVPLVLAGLAAGLVVGVGTPVATRALRPAAGQAA from the coding sequence ATGCTCGCGGATGCGGGTCTGGTGGTCCTCCGCGGCGTGACCGGCCTCCTGTTCGTCGGCCACGGGCTCCAGAAGCTGGCGGGCTGGTTCGGCGGGCACGGGCTCGCCGGAACGGGCCGGTGGATGGAGTCCGTCGGGTTGCGGCCCGGACGCCTGTGGGCGGCGGTGGCGGGGGCGGCAGAGACCCTGGGTGGTCTGCTGCTCGCCCTGGGAGCGGCGACCCCTGTGGCAGGGGCGCTGTTGACCGCCGTCATGGCCACCGCCATCGTGCGGGTGCACTGGGATCACGGCCTGTGGGTGCAGGCCGGAGGCGCTGAGCACGCGCTGGTGAACATGGCGGTGGCCATGGCCCTGGCCCTGACCGGAGCGGGTCGGTGCTCGGTGGACGCCGTGTGGGGCCTGTCCCTGCCGGCGGTGCCGCTGGTCCTCGCCGGTCTGGCCGCAGGGCTCGTGGTCGGCGTGGGGACGCCGGTCGCGACGCGGGCTCTCCGGCCGGCTGCCGGCCAGGCGGCGTAA
- a CDS encoding SPW repeat protein, producing MVWANVVNAVVGLWFILAPFVLRFSDRTTPMWLSILGGAILLILAGWAALSESARRQTWIQYVNGLVGIWFIAFPYVYKLGEVAHVTWTSVVGGLIALVLSAWLAFSVLPKEARAKS from the coding sequence ATGGTGTGGGCGAACGTGGTGAACGCAGTCGTCGGGCTGTGGTTCATCCTGGCACCGTTCGTCCTGCGGTTCTCTGATCGCACCACGCCGATGTGGCTGAGCATCCTCGGCGGTGCTATCCTCCTGATCCTCGCCGGCTGGGCGGCCCTCAGCGAGTCGGCCCGCCGCCAGACCTGGATCCAGTACGTCAACGGCCTGGTCGGCATCTGGTTCATTGCCTTCCCCTACGTCTACAAGCTGGGGGAGGTGGCCCACGTCACCTGGACCTCGGTCGTGGGCGGGCTGATCGCGCTGGTCCTGAGCGCCTGGCTGGCATTCAGCGTGCTGCCCAAGGAGGCACGCGCCAAGTCCTAG